The following coding sequences are from one Candidatus Zixiibacteriota bacterium window:
- a CDS encoding 50S ribosomal protein L25, translating to MKEISISASRRESLGKGPARQSRMAGNIPAVVYGPEVEPIPVAVEERSFRATMKATGSLSSIINLDVDGKTNKVVLREIQRDPITSRILHMDFHAISMTKPLNISIPIQFEGSPRGVKTDGGIMQITMRDLDISCLPSDIPDKLVVDVEDLGIGDSIHVRDVDLDKVQILSPEQRTIVVIAAPTVVKVDEPAEAEEGLEEGAEEGAEDSPAEGETADAKDAPKDDKGK from the coding sequence ATGAAAGAAATTTCAATCAGCGCCTCCAGGCGTGAGTCGCTGGGCAAAGGCCCGGCCCGACAGTCGCGGATGGCCGGCAACATCCCTGCCGTAGTCTACGGACCGGAGGTAGAGCCGATCCCCGTCGCCGTCGAAGAACGCTCCTTCCGAGCCACAATGAAAGCAACCGGCAGCTTGAGTTCCATCATAAATCTGGATGTCGACGGCAAAACCAACAAAGTCGTCCTGCGCGAAATACAGCGCGATCCGATTACCAGCAGAATCCTCCACATGGACTTTCATGCCATCAGTATGACCAAGCCGCTGAACATTTCCATCCCCATCCAGTTCGAAGGTTCGCCGCGCGGTGTCAAGACCGACGGCGGTATCATGCAGATCACCATGCGTGATTTGGATATCTCCTGCCTTCCGTCGGACATTCCGGATAAGCTGGTCGTGGATGTAGAAGATCTCGGTATCGGGGATTCCATCCACGTCCGTGATGTCGACCTGGACAAAGTGCAGATTCTGTCGCCGGAACAACGCACAATCGTAGTCATCGCCGCCCCGACCGTGGTGAAAGTCGACGAACCGGCTGAGGCTGAAGAAGGTCTTGAAGAAGGAGCCGAAGAAGGCGCCGAAGATTCACCGGCCGAAGGTGAAACTGCCGATGCCAAGGATGCTCCCAAAGACGACAAGGGCAAATAG
- a CDS encoding ribose-phosphate pyrophosphokinase, translating into MIIREELKIVTGRSNRPVAGRIAAHLGQQLTDCQVTSFSDGEVFVQINENIRGADLFIIQSTNAPAENLMELLMLIEASRRASAMRITAVIPYYGYARADRKDQPRVSITAKLVANLLTSVGADRVITMDLHASQIQGFFDLPHDHLYSSVIFNGYLRAMNLENLVVVSPDVGSIKLARATASALHADLAIVDKRRPKANEVEVMNLIGDVDGMNVLIRDDMVDTGGSLCSAAHFLKERGALDIFAAATHGVLSGKAIELIGESPIKQMIITDSIDQSHRSLPGNFEVLGCAELIAKAISRIFDEESVSSLFRETPTAQ; encoded by the coding sequence TCCAACCGACCAGTGGCCGGAAGAATCGCCGCCCATCTGGGTCAGCAGCTTACTGACTGCCAGGTGACCAGTTTCTCCGACGGTGAGGTTTTCGTTCAGATCAATGAGAACATCAGAGGCGCTGACCTCTTCATAATTCAGTCGACCAATGCTCCGGCTGAAAACCTGATGGAACTGCTGATGCTTATTGAAGCGTCAAGGCGGGCTTCGGCCATGCGTATCACAGCCGTAATTCCATACTATGGCTATGCCCGGGCCGATCGCAAGGATCAACCACGAGTATCGATTACGGCCAAACTGGTGGCTAACCTGCTGACTTCGGTCGGGGCCGACAGAGTGATTACGATGGACCTTCACGCCAGTCAGATTCAGGGGTTTTTTGATCTACCGCACGACCATCTCTACTCGTCGGTGATCTTCAACGGCTATCTGCGAGCGATGAATCTTGAGAACCTGGTCGTGGTTTCTCCGGACGTGGGTTCTATCAAACTGGCCCGCGCTACAGCCTCCGCCCTGCACGCCGATTTGGCTATCGTCGACAAACGGCGCCCCAAAGCCAATGAGGTCGAGGTGATGAACCTGATCGGAGACGTCGATGGGATGAACGTCCTGATTCGTGACGACATGGTAGACACCGGTGGATCGCTTTGCTCCGCCGCACACTTTCTGAAAGAGCGCGGTGCTCTGGATATCTTCGCAGCGGCCACGCACGGAGTACTTTCGGGAAAAGCCATAGAGCTAATCGGTGAATCGCCGATAAAGCAGATGATAATAACAGATTCGATTGATCAGAGCCACCGATCACTACCGGGCAATTTCGAGGTTCTCGGATGTGCCGAGTTGATCGCCAAGGCCATCAGTCGCATCTTTGATGAAGAGTCGGTTTCCTCGCTGTTCCGAGAGACACCGACAGCCCAGTAG